The following proteins are co-located in the Sulfurospirillum deleyianum DSM 6946 genome:
- a CDS encoding YkgJ family cysteine cluster protein produces MDELIYCENYPYAFNPKACQSCEGRCCIGESGYIWVTPLEIAAMAEKLLLTKETFINNYLLKIRYRFTIKEVAYEDGYGCIFFDRAKKSCSIYDVRPSQCRTFPFWEYFKENIDEVVSECPGIIRL; encoded by the coding sequence ATGGACGAATTAATCTATTGTGAAAATTATCCTTATGCCTTCAATCCCAAAGCGTGTCAAAGTTGTGAAGGACGCTGTTGTATAGGCGAAAGCGGATACATTTGGGTGACGCCCTTAGAGATAGCAGCCATGGCTGAAAAACTTTTATTAACAAAAGAGACGTTTATCAATAACTATTTACTAAAAATTCGCTATCGTTTCACGATTAAAGAGGTTGCGTATGAAGATGGGTATGGGTGTATCTTTTTTGATAGAGCAAAAAAGAGTTGTTCCATCTATGACGTGCGTCCATCTCAGTGTCGAACCTTTCCTTTTTGGGAATATTTTAAAGAAAACATTGACGAGGTAGTTTCAGAATGTCCCGGTATTATTCGCTTATAG
- a CDS encoding tRNA1(Val) (adenine(37)-N6)-methyltransferase — translation MLTLFQPNEGYRYNSDTLFLYDFIARLKPKGRVLDVGCGCGILGLLLKRDFPTLEVHLLDIQAKNCEIAHANALANHLEMEAFTCKDFLEERFEFKFDFIISNPPFYHQGVVKSENESLRLSRYSSALPFEAFVKKVSKNLSNRGYFCFCYDAKQLGNVMHALLENKLSVEALRFVHPKEDKEASLVLVSARKNSKSLCKIHAPLMMYQQNEMSEEAQAIFKHSQTKSLEWTN, via the coding sequence ATGCTGACACTCTTTCAACCCAACGAAGGGTATCGCTATAACAGTGACACCCTTTTTTTATACGATTTTATCGCACGCCTTAAACCCAAAGGGAGGGTTTTAGATGTTGGATGTGGATGTGGCATCTTAGGACTTTTGCTCAAACGTGATTTTCCTACTTTAGAGGTACATCTTTTGGATATTCAAGCTAAAAATTGTGAGATTGCACACGCCAATGCCTTAGCCAATCATTTAGAGATGGAAGCGTTTACATGTAAGGATTTTTTAGAGGAGCGTTTTGAGTTTAAATTTGATTTTATCATTTCAAATCCTCCTTTTTATCATCAAGGTGTTGTCAAAAGCGAGAATGAATCCCTGCGCTTAAGTCGTTATAGTAGTGCGTTACCTTTTGAGGCCTTTGTGAAAAAGGTCAGTAAAAATCTCTCCAATCGTGGTTATTTTTGTTTCTGCTATGATGCTAAACAATTAGGCAACGTTATGCATGCTTTGCTTGAAAATAAACTCAGCGTTGAAGCGCTCCGTTTCGTTCACCCTAAAGAGGATAAAGAAGCCTCTTTGGTGTTGGTTAGTGCACGTAAAAATTCAAAATCATTGTGCAAAATCCACGCACCTTTAATGATGTATCAGCAAAATGAGATGAGCGAAGAAGCTCAAGCAATTTTTAAACATTCCCAAACAAAGAGTCTTGAATGGACGAATTAA
- a CDS encoding NAD(P)-binding domain-containing protein, with protein sequence MHEIYDLVIIGGGPGGIGAAVEAKVLGIENILMIEKGDNHSQTIRKFYKDNKRVDKNYKGQEVKLEGSIDFRDGTKESTLNYFDSLLDKGEIDTAFNSEVESISKIGDEFRIVTSKAGYVAKYVVIAIGTMGKPNKPDYTLPLSLKERINFNLDKCSQNEKILIVGGGNSAVEYALELSKTNNITLNYRRESFSRLNDINLQMIQEYNGQEKLRLRLGMDIVSIENENGLPKVHFTDGYDTVYDRVIYAIGGTTPIDFLKKCGITFTEEGKAEFDENYETKTKGLYLAGDIAVKSGGSIAIALNHAYYIVTHMLKTHHS encoded by the coding sequence ATGCATGAAATATATGATCTGGTGATCATTGGTGGTGGACCTGGTGGCATTGGCGCTGCGGTTGAAGCAAAGGTGTTGGGTATTGAAAATATTTTGATGATTGAAAAAGGGGATAACCACTCCCAAACCATTCGTAAATTTTATAAAGATAATAAACGTGTTGATAAAAACTACAAAGGGCAAGAGGTTAAACTAGAAGGTAGCATTGATTTTCGTGATGGCACCAAAGAGAGTACACTGAACTATTTTGATTCTCTGCTTGATAAAGGCGAAATTGATACCGCATTTAACAGTGAGGTTGAGAGTATCAGCAAAATAGGGGATGAATTTCGTATTGTGACCAGTAAAGCAGGGTATGTAGCCAAGTACGTTGTCATTGCCATTGGAACGATGGGAAAACCCAATAAACCAGACTATACGTTGCCTCTTTCTCTTAAAGAGCGTATCAATTTCAATCTCGATAAATGCTCCCAAAATGAGAAAATTTTAATCGTGGGTGGGGGAAACTCTGCGGTAGAGTACGCCCTTGAACTCTCAAAAACCAATAACATTACATTAAATTACAGAAGAGAGAGCTTTAGCAGACTCAATGATATTAACCTTCAAATGATTCAAGAATACAATGGTCAAGAAAAACTCAGATTGCGTTTGGGAATGGATATTGTGAGTATTGAAAATGAAAATGGTTTGCCTAAAGTCCACTTTACGGATGGGTACGATACGGTGTATGATAGAGTGATTTATGCGATTGGCGGTACAACCCCGATTGATTTTCTCAAAAAATGCGGTATTACTTTCACGGAAGAGGGTAAGGCTGAATTTGATGAAAACTATGAGACGAAAACAAAAGGGTTATACCTTGCGGGTGATATTGCAGTAAAAAGCGGTGGAAGCATTGCTATTGCTTTAAATCACGCGTATTATATTGTTACACATATGTTAAAAACACACCATAGTTAA
- a CDS encoding glutamate-5-semialdehyde dehydrogenase, which produces MQTFLEHSKEASRVIATLDPKTKCDVLLAMADALEKSSERIIHENQNDLVEGEKNGLSAALMDRLLLNPKRIAEMAKAIREIAALKEPVGRVLEGWVVPSGLRIEKVSIPIGVVAIIYESRPNVTSDTAALCFKSGNACVLKGGKEAHHSNTIIATILQEVLEAYGLPKAIISLLPDASREGVAKLIKMDKYVDVIIPRGGEALIRYVSENATIPVVKHDKGVCHTFVDKDANLEQAIAIVLNAKCQRPSACNALETLLVHKAIASTFLPPMKEALDAAGAQMKGCEHTQALLHVSLASDEDYHTEHLRNALNIKIVADVDEAIAHIARYGSSHSEAILSENYTTAERFLNEVDAASVYVNASTRFTDGGEFGFGAEVGISTNKLHARGPMGINDLTTYKFKVYGKGQIRT; this is translated from the coding sequence GTGCAAACATTTTTAGAACATTCCAAAGAAGCCAGTCGGGTGATTGCCACACTTGATCCGAAAACCAAATGTGATGTTTTACTGGCAATGGCAGATGCCCTTGAGAAGAGTAGTGAACGTATTATCCATGAAAATCAAAACGATTTAGTTGAGGGTGAGAAAAATGGCTTAAGTGCCGCACTTATGGACAGACTTTTGCTCAATCCTAAACGTATCGCCGAGATGGCAAAAGCGATTCGAGAAATCGCAGCGCTCAAAGAGCCTGTGGGGCGAGTATTAGAGGGTTGGGTTGTGCCTAGTGGGCTTCGCATTGAAAAAGTGAGCATTCCTATTGGGGTGGTGGCGATTATTTATGAGAGCCGTCCTAATGTCACCAGTGATACCGCAGCGCTTTGTTTTAAAAGTGGTAATGCCTGTGTGCTCAAAGGGGGCAAAGAAGCACATCATAGCAACACCATCATTGCCACCATTTTACAAGAGGTTTTAGAAGCATATGGGCTTCCTAAAGCCATCATCTCTCTTTTGCCTGATGCGAGTCGTGAGGGGGTTGCAAAGCTCATCAAAATGGATAAATACGTCGATGTCATTATTCCACGAGGGGGTGAGGCGCTGATTCGTTATGTGAGTGAAAATGCGACCATTCCTGTGGTCAAACACGATAAAGGGGTGTGTCATACTTTTGTGGATAAAGACGCTAACCTAGAGCAAGCCATTGCTATTGTGTTAAATGCCAAATGCCAACGCCCTAGTGCGTGTAATGCGCTTGAAACCCTTTTGGTACACAAAGCGATTGCTTCTACGTTTTTACCACCGATGAAAGAAGCATTGGATGCTGCTGGTGCCCAAATGAAAGGGTGCGAACACACACAAGCGCTTTTACATGTAAGCCTTGCAAGTGATGAAGATTACCACACAGAACACCTGCGCAATGCTTTAAATATTAAAATTGTTGCGGATGTAGATGAAGCGATTGCACATATTGCACGGTATGGTTCATCGCACTCTGAGGCGATTTTAAGTGAAAACTATACCACGGCGGAGCGCTTTTTAAATGAAGTGGACGCAGCGAGTGTTTATGTGAACGCCTCTACACGCTTTACCGATGGTGGCGAGTTTGGCTTTGGTGCGGAAGTAGGCATTAGCACCAATAAACTCCATGCCAGAGGACCTATGGGCATTAATGATTTGACAACCTATAAGTTCAAAGTCTATGGCAAAGGGCAAATTCGCACATGA
- a CDS encoding ATP-binding cassette domain-containing protein, protein MSHEVLRIDNLSFGYTKERILYDNFSLHVKQGEVVAIVGESGSGKSTLFELITRNLKVQKGEIYATSLSQIFQDPYTSFHPTYTIFNQIKDVVTSLEELPMLLESLHLESSLLEKKPHQLSGGQLQRCSILRALLMKPKLLLADEPTSALDNITSLHVMQLLMKTLDSVGILLITHDKALAQWCSDKIIELKP, encoded by the coding sequence ATGAGCCATGAGGTTTTGCGCATTGACAACCTCTCATTTGGCTATACCAAAGAGAGGATTTTGTATGACAATTTTTCTTTACATGTAAAACAAGGTGAAGTCGTGGCGATTGTGGGTGAAAGCGGTAGTGGAAAAAGTACTCTGTTTGAACTGATTACAAGGAACCTTAAAGTACAAAAAGGAGAGATTTATGCCACTTCACTCTCTCAAATTTTTCAAGACCCTTACACCTCTTTTCATCCAACGTACACCATTTTCAACCAAATCAAAGATGTGGTTACCTCTCTTGAAGAACTGCCTATGTTGTTAGAATCTCTTCATTTGGAGAGCTCTTTGTTAGAGAAAAAACCGCATCAACTTAGCGGTGGGCAGTTACAGCGATGTTCTATTTTACGAGCATTGCTGATGAAGCCAAAGCTACTTTTAGCGGATGAACCCACCTCTGCTTTAGATAATATCACCAGCTTGCATGTCATGCAGTTGCTGATGAAAACGTTAGATAGTGTGGGTATTTTACTCATTACCCACGATAAAGCACTGGCACAATGGTGCAGCGATAAAATCATTGAATTAAAACCTTAA
- a CDS encoding DedA family protein, whose translation MHAIIDWIVQTVGALGYFGIFAMMFLESSFFPFPSEVVMIPAGYLSSKGEMNLFLAIACGIVGSIAGALFNYYIAVKLGRRLLLKYGHYVFFTKETLDKVETFFKAHGSFSTLSGRLIPVIRQYISLPAGLARMHLGLFSFYTGVGAGIWVSILALLGYYFGENQSLLEENLHTITLWVIGFVILIAGIYIGLQQKKKRKR comes from the coding sequence ATGCACGCAATAATTGATTGGATTGTACAAACGGTTGGCGCTTTAGGCTATTTTGGTATTTTTGCCATGATGTTTTTAGAGAGTAGTTTTTTCCCTTTTCCCTCAGAGGTTGTGATGATTCCTGCTGGGTATTTAAGTTCCAAAGGAGAGATGAACCTCTTTTTGGCGATTGCGTGTGGCATTGTAGGGAGTATCGCAGGTGCGCTATTTAATTACTATATCGCTGTCAAATTAGGCAGACGACTCCTTTTAAAATACGGACATTATGTCTTCTTCACCAAAGAAACCCTCGATAAAGTTGAAACATTTTTTAAAGCTCACGGCTCTTTTTCAACCCTTAGCGGACGATTGATTCCTGTGATTCGACAATACATCTCGCTTCCTGCGGGACTTGCTCGTATGCATTTGGGGCTGTTTAGTTTTTACACAGGCGTGGGTGCGGGGATTTGGGTGAGCATTTTAGCGTTACTGGGATACTACTTTGGAGAAAACCAATCCCTTTTAGAAGAGAACTTACATACGATTACGCTATGGGTTATTGGATTTGTCATTCTTATTGCGGGAATTTATATTGGCTTACAGCAAAAGAAAAAACGTAAACGATAG
- a CDS encoding class II 3-deoxy-7-phosphoheptulonate synthase encodes MSSWTRSSWREKPIKQQPTYTNQESLKSVEQELSKYPPLVFAGEVRQLKASLADVVHGKAFLLQGGDCAESFAEFNAVNIRDMFKVMLQMAVVLTFAGGCPIVKVGRLAGQFAKPRSSDYEELNGVKLPSYRGDIINDIDFTEESRVPNPKRMLKAYNQSAATMNLLRAFSRGGLADLHQVHKWTLGFVSESPLGDRYKHLCERISETLAFMEACGITSTNTPNINETVVYTSHEALLLNYEEALTRQDSLTGDWYDCSAHMLWIGDRTRNVDEAHVEFLSGVKNPIGIKAGPTTTVEGLMALVEKLNPENEAGRLNIIVRMGADKIETEFPKLVRAVKAAGKQVLWSIDPMHGNTIKASNNYKTRSFDEVLREVKGFFKVHEEEGTFPGGVHLEMTGQDVTECIGGAQEITEENLACRYHTQCDPRLNANQALELAFLIADSLKAARQRFLA; translated from the coding sequence ATGAGTTCTTGGACGCGTTCATCATGGAGAGAAAAACCAATTAAGCAACAACCCACCTACACCAATCAAGAGAGTTTAAAAAGTGTAGAGCAAGAACTAAGCAAATATCCTCCTCTTGTTTTTGCAGGTGAAGTGAGACAACTTAAAGCATCTTTGGCTGATGTGGTGCATGGAAAAGCCTTTTTACTTCAAGGTGGCGATTGTGCGGAGAGTTTTGCTGAATTTAATGCGGTCAATATTCGTGATATGTTTAAAGTGATGCTTCAAATGGCGGTTGTTTTAACGTTTGCGGGCGGTTGTCCCATCGTTAAAGTAGGGCGTTTAGCAGGGCAATTTGCAAAACCACGTTCCAGTGATTATGAAGAGCTTAATGGGGTGAAACTTCCAAGTTACCGTGGTGATATTATCAATGATATTGATTTTACTGAAGAATCCCGTGTTCCAAATCCAAAGCGAATGCTCAAAGCCTACAACCAATCAGCCGCAACGATGAACCTCCTTCGTGCCTTTTCTCGTGGTGGTTTGGCGGATTTACATCAGGTTCATAAATGGACGTTGGGTTTTGTTTCTGAAAGCCCTTTGGGAGATAGATACAAACACCTTTGTGAGCGCATCTCTGAGACTTTAGCGTTTATGGAAGCGTGTGGCATTACCTCTACGAATACACCTAATATTAACGAAACCGTCGTTTATACTTCCCATGAAGCGCTTTTACTCAATTATGAGGAAGCTTTGACACGACAAGATAGTTTGACAGGCGATTGGTATGATTGTTCGGCGCATATGCTTTGGATTGGCGATCGTACACGCAATGTCGATGAAGCGCATGTGGAGTTTTTAAGTGGTGTGAAAAATCCGATTGGCATTAAAGCAGGACCTACTACCACAGTGGAAGGTTTGATGGCATTGGTCGAAAAACTCAATCCCGAAAATGAAGCAGGGCGTTTAAATATCATTGTGCGTATGGGTGCGGATAAGATTGAAACCGAATTCCCAAAACTCGTCCGTGCGGTCAAAGCAGCGGGCAAACAAGTTCTTTGGAGTATTGATCCGATGCATGGCAACACCATCAAAGCATCCAACAACTATAAAACACGCTCGTTTGATGAAGTCCTACGTGAAGTGAAGGGCTTTTTTAAAGTCCATGAGGAAGAGGGCACCTTCCCTGGTGGCGTTCACTTAGAGATGACAGGTCAAGATGTGACAGAGTGTATCGGTGGTGCACAAGAGATTACCGAAGAAAACCTTGCGTGTCGTTACCACACCCAGTGTGACCCACGTCTTAATGCCAACCAAGCTTTAGAGCTTGCCTTTTTGATTGCGGACTCTCTCAAAGCAGCTCGTCAGCGCTTTTTAGCGTAG
- a CDS encoding methyl-accepting chemotaxis protein has translation MLSLKEKWNILPKWLRNKKMLHAVETAFEGIAHTRKRLLLTWSHEIWREVENSATLLMEAESDMTQVLREQEKLSESILEYFVVDSSKKMVWSSSTRSPREYPYSENGFCEAIDYTLLGSTQLLFGPYIDDDTSFFQSKNSSFHDRVTLAFMKQFTCKNESYVLIARVANDTLSDLIQREAGHIFKESGDNYLFMIEPYFSKNVKTGTALSRSRFEDNTFSFGENLKEGVNTSHGVISIKEHTEFEIIFNDPATNTLHQGVANTIKKGENLFCAYPGYADYRGIPVVGKGITFSLPYSLDKWGMMCEGDLLEVYDMMQFRHKIYAKMGILIGIFIPSAYLFTFTFMPFLSHFQEVGLITFASLLMILSMMGKELSEFFTQYASLRALLQSFVEGDGDITKRASLHVFPKDENRRTAIWINSVIDIFDAILKKTKTSLLNLLNLNQHLTNTIVMSGKKIEQIGQSIQNIALHIQTQNHSIQNSVTKANEMSQKIEQTQTQVAENLGQVEVSIGNIKVIASDTTQIMCTLEQNVAEVSSMIETIKDITDKTNLLSLNAAVEASRAGEQGRGFAVVAEEVRKLADMTDKATVRIESIVRHINENVNDALLSMQHVNQSVDKGVEISMQSLKSIDTILVDQKEVILSMKGDIYQIYEDSKNTMQHADAISSEVYEITRLNRHVKTISDSVTHHVNSLSKTVSQFKTSS, from the coding sequence ATGCTTTCATTGAAAGAGAAATGGAACATTTTACCCAAATGGCTTCGCAATAAAAAAATGCTACATGCAGTAGAAACAGCTTTTGAAGGGATTGCCCATACCCGTAAACGTCTTTTGCTGACATGGAGTCATGAGATATGGCGTGAAGTGGAAAACAGTGCTACCTTGTTGATGGAAGCGGAAAGTGACATGACTCAAGTGCTAAGGGAGCAAGAAAAACTCAGTGAATCCATTTTAGAGTATTTTGTGGTGGATAGCTCTAAAAAGATGGTTTGGAGTTCATCCACACGATCGCCTAGAGAGTATCCCTATAGTGAAAATGGTTTTTGTGAAGCCATTGATTATACTTTATTAGGCAGTACTCAGCTTCTTTTTGGTCCTTATATAGACGATGATACGTCTTTCTTTCAATCTAAAAACTCTTCTTTTCATGATCGTGTAACGTTAGCGTTTATGAAACAGTTTACATGTAAGAATGAAAGTTATGTTTTGATTGCACGGGTGGCGAATGATACGTTAAGTGACTTGATACAACGAGAAGCGGGGCATATTTTTAAAGAATCTGGGGATAACTATCTTTTTATGATTGAGCCTTATTTTAGTAAAAATGTTAAAACAGGCACTGCACTTTCTCGTTCACGTTTTGAGGACAATACCTTTAGTTTTGGTGAAAATCTCAAAGAAGGGGTCAATACGTCTCATGGGGTTATTTCGATTAAAGAACATACGGAATTTGAGATTATATTTAATGATCCTGCGACAAACACGCTTCATCAAGGGGTTGCCAATACAATTAAGAAGGGAGAAAATCTCTTTTGTGCCTATCCTGGATATGCCGATTATCGAGGAATTCCTGTTGTTGGTAAAGGGATTACGTTTAGTTTGCCTTATAGTTTGGATAAATGGGGCATGATGTGCGAGGGTGATTTATTAGAAGTGTATGACATGATGCAATTTCGTCATAAAATTTATGCGAAAATGGGAATTCTCATTGGTATTTTTATTCCCAGTGCGTATCTCTTTACATTTACGTTTATGCCTTTTTTGAGTCATTTCCAAGAGGTCGGGTTGATTACCTTTGCTTCACTTTTGATGATTTTAAGTATGATGGGCAAGGAACTCTCAGAATTTTTTACCCAATATGCATCGCTTAGAGCGTTATTGCAAAGTTTTGTTGAAGGGGATGGGGATATTACAAAACGTGCCTCTCTTCATGTCTTTCCTAAAGATGAAAACCGCCGTACGGCGATTTGGATTAACAGTGTGATTGATATTTTTGATGCTATTTTAAAGAAAACAAAAACATCGCTTCTCAACTTGCTCAACCTCAATCAACATCTCACCAATACGATTGTGATGAGTGGAAAGAAAATTGAACAGATTGGGCAAAGTATTCAAAATATTGCTTTGCATATTCAAACCCAAAATCACTCGATTCAAAACTCTGTCACGAAAGCAAACGAGATGAGTCAAAAAATCGAGCAGACACAAACGCAAGTGGCTGAAAACTTAGGACAGGTAGAGGTTTCTATTGGAAATATTAAAGTGATTGCGAGCGATACCACACAGATTATGTGCACTTTGGAGCAAAATGTCGCAGAGGTTTCTTCGATGATTGAAACGATTAAAGATATTACCGATAAAACCAATCTCCTCTCTTTAAATGCCGCAGTGGAAGCGAGTCGTGCGGGGGAGCAAGGACGTGGCTTTGCGGTGGTGGCAGAAGAGGTGAGAAAACTAGCCGATATGACCGATAAGGCTACTGTACGCATTGAATCGATTGTACGGCATATTAACGAAAATGTGAATGATGCGCTTTTAAGTATGCAACATGTCAATCAGAGCGTTGATAAAGGTGTTGAAATTTCGATGCAATCTTTAAAAAGTATTGACACGATTTTAGTCGATCAAAAAGAGGTGATTTTATCCATGAAAGGCGATATTTATCAGATTTATGAAGACTCAAAAAATACGATGCAACACGCCGATGCCATTAGCAGTGAAGTCTATGAAATAACGCGTCTTAATAGACACGTAAAAACCATTTCAGACAGTGTGACGCACCATGTCAATTCGCTGAGTAAAACTGTCTCTCAGTTTAAGACATCCTCATAG